Part of the Bacillus cabrialesii genome is shown below.
TGTTCAAGCCCTTCTTTAATGTGAAGCATTGCTGCCTCTCTGACCATGTTATCCCTTCTTTCCTTCTTTTCAAATAGTCTACAGCAAACGACAGGAGATTTCTGCAAAATCGGTGAACCTTTTCCTTCATTTTCAAAAAAATCTTGCACGCACCAATTCATTTAAGAGAAAATAACAAATGGAAGGCAGGGGAAAGTCATGTTAAAAAAGTGTATTCTACTAGTATTTCTATGCGTCGGATTGATTGGGTTAATCGGATGCTCCAAGACAGATTCACCAGAGGATCGCATGGAAGCATTTGTGAAACAATGGAACGATCAGCAATTCGATGAGATGTATCAAAGCCTGACCAAAGATGTCAAAAAAGAAATCTCCAAAAAAGATTTCATCAACAGGTATAAAACCATATATGAGCAGGCAGGCGTAAAACATCTGAAAGTCACTGCGGGAGAAGTGGATAAGGACGATAAAGACAACAAGACAATGAAGCACATCCCATATAAGGTCAGCATGGATACAAATGCGGGCAAGGTCAGCTTCAAAAATACCGCTGTGCTGAAAAAAGAAAAAACAGATGATGAGGAGTCATGGAATATAGATTGGGACCCGTCGTTTATTTTCAAGCAGTTGGCTGATGACAAAACAGTGCAAATTATGAGCATTGAACCGAAACGCGGCCAAATCTATGATAAAAACGGGAAAGGCTTAGCCATCAATACAGATGTTCCTGAAATCGGAATTGTTCCCGGAGAGCTTGGCGATAAAAAAGACAAAGTCATAAAAGAGCTCGCGAAAAAGCTTGATTTAACTGAAGATGACATCAAGAAAAAGCTGAGTCAAGGCTGGGTGAAAGACGATTCATTTGTGCCGGTCAAAATGGTCAAGCCGGACCAGCAAAAATTAGTGTCTGAGGCGACGTCATTACAAGGTGTAACAAGAACGAATGTCAGCTCCCGCTACTATCCATATGGCGAAAAGACAGCCCATTTGACAGGCTATGTCCGCGCCATCACAGCGGAAGAACTGAAGAAAAAGAAAGACGGAACGTACAGCGATACGTCTAACATCGGCATCGCCGGACTTGAAAACGTGTATGAAGACAAACTAAGAGGCACAACCGGCTGGAAAATCTACGTGCCGCAAACCGGGGAAGTTATCGCTGAAAAGAAAGCGAAGAACGGCGAGGATCTTCACCTCACAATTGATAGCAAAACACAAACAAAGCTGTATGATGAACTGAAGGATGACAGCGGGACGGCAGTCGCGCTGCAGCCAAAGACAGGCGAAACACTCGCTCTTGTCAGCGCGCCTTCTTACGATCCAAACGGATTTATTTTCGGCTGGAGCGATAAGGAATGGAAAAAACTAAACGAAGATAAAAACAATCCGTTTTCAGCGAAATTTAACAAAACCTACGCGCCGGGTTCTACGATGAAACCGATTGCGGCAGCCATCGGAATCAAAAACGGCACACTAAAAGCGGATGAGAAGAAAATAATCAAAGGAAAAGAGTGGCAAAAAGATTCAAGCTGGGGCGGCTATTCAGTGACACGTGTATCTGAGAGCCTTCAGCAAGTCGATCTGGAAAATGCCCTCATTACGTCAGACAATATTTATTTCGCGCAGAACGCGCTTGATATGGGAGCGGACACCTTCACAAAAGGCTTGAAAACGTTCGGCTTCTCAGAGGATATTCCATATGAATTCCCGATCCAGCAATCGTCTATCGCAAATGACAAGCTCGATTCAGACATTCTGCTTGCGGATACAGGGTATGGACAAGGGCAAATGCAAATGTCTCCGCTTCACTTGGCAGCTGCTTACACGCCATTTGTCGATAATGGAGATCTTGTTAAACCGACACTGATCAAAAAAGACTCACAAACAGCTGATGTCTGGCATAAACAAGTGGTTACGAAAGAAGGAGCGGCAGACATTACCAAAGGTCTGAAAGGCGTTGTGGAAGACCAGCGCGGATCAGCGTATCAGCCTGTCGTAAAAGGAATCACCGTTGCCGGAAAAACAGGAACAGCCGAGCTGAAAACATCAAAAGATGATAAAGACGGTGCGGAAAATGGCTGGTTTGTCGGCTACGATTACAAAAACAAAGACCTGCTTGTCTCCATGATGATCCAAAATGTGCAGGACCGCGGCGGCAGCCACTATGTCGTTGAGAAAGCGAAAAAGCTATTTCAATCGAATTAAATGCCTTTTTGATAGGAGCGAAAGGAAAAAGGGGATCTGAGGCCGAATGAACTAATAAGGGGCAAAACCCGGTTTATATAAAGAAAAGAGGGATTTTGCATGCAGCGTATTCAATTGGCGGAGGATCTTCAATTTTCAAGAGTCATACACGGGCTTTGGCGGCTGAATGAATGGAACTACTCAGATGCCGAGCTGCTCAGCCTCATTGAATGGTGTATCGATCACGGCATCACGACCTTTGATCATGCGGATATTTACGGAGGCTACACGTGCGAAAAACTGTTTGGAAACGCCCTTGCCCTTTCGCCCGGATTAAGGGAAAACATAGAGCTGGTCACAAAATGCGGCATCGTTCTTGAATCGCCTGAACGTCCCGCTCACAGATCGCATCATTATAACACAAGCAAATCACATATTTTGGCATCGGTTGAACAATCTCTTATGAATCTAAGAACCGATTATATCGATGTGCTGCTGATTCACAGGCCGGACCCGCTCATGGATCCGGAGGGAGTAGCAGAGGCGTTTCAGGCGCTGAAATGCTCCGGGAAGGTCAGGTACTTCGGTGTTTCGAATTTTAAAGAACACCAGTATCGCATGCTGGAATCGTATTTGCCTGAGAAGCTCGTGACCAACCAGATTGAGCTTTCCGCATATGAGTTAGAAAATGTTCTGGACGGCACTCTGAACCTGTGCCAGGAAAAACGGATTTCACCGATGGCTTGGTCACCGCTGGCAGGCGGCAAAGTTTTCACTGGTGAGACGGAAAAAGACGGCCGTGTCCGCACGGCGCTCGAATCCGTTCAGGCGGAAATCGGCGCCTCATCAATGGACGAGGTGATGTACGCATGGCTGTTCACGCATCCGGCCGGCATCATGCCGATTGTCGGAAGCGGAAAACGCGAGCGAATTTCCGCCGCGGTACATGCGTTGGCATACAAGCTTGACCAAGATCAGTGGTTCCGCATTTTGACAGCCGCACAGGGTCATGATATTCCATAACCAAAAGCATCAGCTTACAGCTGGTGCTTTTTCAATATTGTCACACCGCTTAGTGCCAAATTCCCATTTATAAGTGATTGAAACTCAATTGAAAGCGTTTTATATTATAAAGAAAACCTCTCTTTTTCCTCTCCTGTATCTCCTTGCGACTTCATCCGCACATCACGACTGTCTAGGAGGCCTTTTTTATGTATATGACTGCCAGAGAACAAAAGCTTTTAAAGCACTTATTATTACAAAACCGATATGTAACCGTAACTGAGCTTGCTGAGCTGATGGAAGTCAGCACGAGAACCATTCACAGGGAGCTCAAATCAATTAAGCCGCTGATGGAAACCGTCGGGCTTACGCTCGATAAACAGCCTGGCAAAGGGCTGAAGGCAGTGGGAAGTCCCGAGGATAAACAAAAGCTGCTGACCGATTTATCATATGAACAGCATGAATATAGCGCGGACGAAAGGAAACTGCTCATTCTCTGTTCTTTATTAGAGTCTCAGGAACCTGTCAAGCTGTACACGCTTGCACATGACCTGCAGGTGACGAATGCCACGGTCAGCTATGACTTAGACGAGCTGGAGAAATGGATCTCTCCCTTCGGATTGACACTGATCCGTAAAAGAGGCTTTGGCATCCAGCTCATAGGGCCGGAAAATGCGAAGCGTAAAATTGTCGGCAACCTAATTGTGAACCGCCTCGACATCCAAATGTTTTTGGAAGCGGTTGAATTAAACATCAAAGGAAAAGCAGATTCTTCAGAGAAAATGTTCGGCGTTGTCAGCAAAGGCGAGCTGTTAAAAATGGAGCGTATCTTATTTCAGCTGAAAGAAAAAATCGCCTTTTCATTGTCCGACAGCTCCTATATCGCGCTCGTCGTCCATCTGACGTTTGCGATCGAACGGATCCAGCTTGGAGAAACCATCACCATGGAGCAAACTGAGCTTGACGAACTGAAGAATGCCAAAGAATACAGCTCTGCTCTTGAAATCGCGGGCGAGCTTGAACGTGCCTTTGGCGTCACGATTCCGGAGGCGGAGGTCGGCTATATCACAATCCATCTTCGAAGCGCCAACCGAAAATACAAAACAGAATACAAAGCGCAGGAAATCGAACTGGAAACAGCTCTGCAAACAAAGCGGCTCATTGCTTTTATTTCAGACAAAATCAGAATGGATCTCACACAAAACTATTCTTTATATGAAGGCCTGATCGCCCACTTGGAGCCGGCCGTCAGCCGCATAAAAGAGAATATCGAAATATACAATCCGATGAAGGAACAGATCAAACGCGATTATTTTCTCCTTTATATGGCGATCGAGGAAGGCGTGGAAAAGCATTTTCCGGGCATGTCCTTTTCTGATGATGAGATCGCTTTTATCGTCCTTCACTTCGGCTCGGCTCTTGAAATCAAAAAAGAAGAAGCAAAAGTGAAAGCGCTTGTCGTCTGCTCAAGCGGGATCGGCTCTTCGAAAATGCTCGCTTCCAGACTGAAGAAAGAACTGCCGGAAATTCAATCGTTTGATATGTCATCCCTGATCGAGCTGAAGGGCAAGGACGTCCAAGCCTATGATATGATCGTTTCCACCGTTCCGATCCCTTACGAAAACATTGATTACATTATGGTCAGTCCGCTTTTAAATGAGGAAGACGCAAATCAGGTGAAGCAGTATATTAAGCGAAAAATTCCGCTCATTCTTGAGAAAAAAAGAAGCCCAAAGGAAGAAGCGCACCAAGCTGACGTGCCTGACATGCTGGCAGCGGCGGAAAGCATAGGACGGTATATGGGCGTCATGCAAGATGTGCTGCGCCACTTTACACTTACTCATCTCAAAACAAACCCTGACCAGAGCATGCTCCTGTTAGAGCTTTTCCAGCAGCTGAAGAAGGATGGCTTGATCCGAGATCCGAAAAAAGCGGCGGTTTGCTTGGCGGAGCGGGAGAAACAAGGGGGATTGGGAATCCCGGGGACAAACATGGCGCTTTATCATCTCAAAAATGATGAAATCGTCCTGCCTTTTTTCAAAATGTATGATCTCAGCACCTCTTATGAAGTGAATGGCATGGACGGAAATACCCTCAGCATGACACGCATCCTCGTGATGATGGCGCCCGATTCATTATCCGCTGAAGGCTCGGAGATTTTAAGCGCGATCAGCTCCGCCATTATTGAGAGCGGAGAAAGCATGGCGGGGTTTCAGGAAGAGGGAGAACAAGAACTGTATCAGCGGTTAAACCGCATATTTTTCACATGGATGAAAGAAAAAAACATCCTGTAATCTGCATGGCACACGTCAAAAAATTGGCGTGTGTTTTTATGTGGATGGGGTAAAAAATAAGAAAATGCGGGACTATTTTATCATTCAGTAATGGAATAATTCCAAAATGAAATAGTTTTACAAGTTATGTTTTTTGGGTTAAAATGGGTGAGGTAGGAAGAAAATCTAACAAATTATAGAAGATTCAAGAGAATATAGGAGATGACAATATGGAAACATTACAGCATCTGATTCTGCATGACATGCCGAATAGCGAAGAAATAGAGGCTGTAAAAAGCGGAGCCCATACCCTGACATATGCAGGTTACCGCAAACGGATTAACCAGCTGGCGAATGCCCTGCTGCAAAAAGGAATTCAAAAAGGCGACCGCGTTGCATTGCTTTGCAAAAACGGTCATCCCGCATCAACTGTTATGTTCGCTGCACTTGAAATAGGTGCTGTTGTCGTACCTGTCAGCTGGCAGCTGAAACCATATGAAATGACAGGCATTTTAAAAGCAAGTGAACCGAAAGCGATGTTTTACGGAGCGGAGTTTAAAGAGACACTGGACGAGGTTCTTCCTGAGCTGTCTTCACTCCGTATTACGATGGAAACAGGAACAGCTTACGAGACATCTGCTGAGTTTGAAGCTCTGTTCGCGGGACCTGATCATTTGCCCGAAACTGAAATGGTTTCTCCTGATGACACAGCGCTTCTGATGTTTACGTCTGGAACGACTGGAAACCCGAAAAGATGCATGATCACACATGGCGGCATATACAGATACGTAACAAGATCCAACAGCTCAACAACACGCATGAAGGGTCTTCGTTTTCTCGCGTGCCACCCGATTTATCATACGAGTGCGCTCATTTGCATCATGCTTGGAACCTTTGCGGGAACGACTTTCATTTTTACAAAGGATCAAGATCCTGTTCATATGCTGAAGGTCATTGAAGAAGAAAAAATTCAGAGTGTGATGGCTCTTCCTGTGTTTTACACGTACTTGCTTGAAGCGTGGGAAACGCACCAAACCGACTTATCTTCGCTTGTGATGTTGATGACAGGCGGAACAAAAGTGCCGAGCAGCCTGATCCGCCGCTACCTTGATATCGGCATTCAGCTCGCGCACGGCTATGGAAGCACTGAGGCTTGGGGAATCAGCACATGGCTGCCTGAGATGGGAATGGATAAAGCGGCATCTGCGGGGAAACCTGTGGAAGGTGTTAAAGTCAAAGTCGAAGATCCTCAGACGGGAGAAGAACTCCCTCAAGGAGAAATCGGCGAAATCGTTGTTCACACGCCATTCTTATTTAAAGGCTATGAAGACAACCCTGAAGCGACAGCGAAAGTGCTGCAAAACGGCTGGTTCAAAACCGGAGATTCAGGCTATGTGGATGAAGATGGCTTTATTTTCATCACTGGACGCTATAAGGATGTCATTATTTACGGAGGCGATAACGTCTATCCCGATCAAGTTGAGGAAGTCATCCAGCAGATCCCGGGAATCCTTGAAACAGCGGTGGTCGGTATACCAGACCCGCTGTACGGGGAAAAACCGAGAGCTTTTATCGTGACAAACGGCGGCCAGCGTATAACGGAAGAGGACGTCATCGCATTTTGTCAGGAACGCCTTTCCGCTTACAAAATCCCTGAAGTAGAATTCGTTAACGAACTGCCGAAAAATAACCTCGGCAAGGTAAAAAAAGACGTCTTGCGCAAGCAGGCCGTACATTCGTAAAAAAAGAAGCCTGTCACTTATGTGACGGGCTTTTTTGCAGTT
Proteins encoded:
- the pbpC gene encoding penicillin-binding protein 3 encodes the protein MLKKCILLVFLCVGLIGLIGCSKTDSPEDRMEAFVKQWNDQQFDEMYQSLTKDVKKEISKKDFINRYKTIYEQAGVKHLKVTAGEVDKDDKDNKTMKHIPYKVSMDTNAGKVSFKNTAVLKKEKTDDEESWNIDWDPSFIFKQLADDKTVQIMSIEPKRGQIYDKNGKGLAINTDVPEIGIVPGELGDKKDKVIKELAKKLDLTEDDIKKKLSQGWVKDDSFVPVKMVKPDQQKLVSEATSLQGVTRTNVSSRYYPYGEKTAHLTGYVRAITAEELKKKKDGTYSDTSNIGIAGLENVYEDKLRGTTGWKIYVPQTGEVIAEKKAKNGEDLHLTIDSKTQTKLYDELKDDSGTAVALQPKTGETLALVSAPSYDPNGFIFGWSDKEWKKLNEDKNNPFSAKFNKTYAPGSTMKPIAAAIGIKNGTLKADEKKIIKGKEWQKDSSWGGYSVTRVSESLQQVDLENALITSDNIYFAQNALDMGADTFTKGLKTFGFSEDIPYEFPIQQSSIANDKLDSDILLADTGYGQGQMQMSPLHLAAAYTPFVDNGDLVKPTLIKKDSQTADVWHKQVVTKEGAADITKGLKGVVEDQRGSAYQPVVKGITVAGKTGTAELKTSKDDKDGAENGWFVGYDYKNKDLLVSMMIQNVQDRGGSHYVVEKAKKLFQSN
- a CDS encoding aldo/keto reductase, translated to MQRIQLAEDLQFSRVIHGLWRLNEWNYSDAELLSLIEWCIDHGITTFDHADIYGGYTCEKLFGNALALSPGLRENIELVTKCGIVLESPERPAHRSHHYNTSKSHILASVEQSLMNLRTDYIDVLLIHRPDPLMDPEGVAEAFQALKCSGKVRYFGVSNFKEHQYRMLESYLPEKLVTNQIELSAYELENVLDGTLNLCQEKRISPMAWSPLAGGKVFTGETEKDGRVRTALESVQAEIGASSMDEVMYAWLFTHPAGIMPIVGSGKRERISAAVHALAYKLDQDQWFRILTAAQGHDIP
- the mtlR gene encoding mannitol operon transcriptional activator MtlR, which translates into the protein MYMTAREQKLLKHLLLQNRYVTVTELAELMEVSTRTIHRELKSIKPLMETVGLTLDKQPGKGLKAVGSPEDKQKLLTDLSYEQHEYSADERKLLILCSLLESQEPVKLYTLAHDLQVTNATVSYDLDELEKWISPFGLTLIRKRGFGIQLIGPENAKRKIVGNLIVNRLDIQMFLEAVELNIKGKADSSEKMFGVVSKGELLKMERILFQLKEKIAFSLSDSSYIALVVHLTFAIERIQLGETITMEQTELDELKNAKEYSSALEIAGELERAFGVTIPEAEVGYITIHLRSANRKYKTEYKAQEIELETALQTKRLIAFISDKIRMDLTQNYSLYEGLIAHLEPAVSRIKENIEIYNPMKEQIKRDYFLLYMAIEEGVEKHFPGMSFSDDEIAFIVLHFGSALEIKKEEAKVKALVVCSSGIGSSKMLASRLKKELPEIQSFDMSSLIELKGKDVQAYDMIVSTVPIPYENIDYIMVSPLLNEEDANQVKQYIKRKIPLILEKKRSPKEEAHQADVPDMLAAAESIGRYMGVMQDVLRHFTLTHLKTNPDQSMLLLELFQQLKKDGLIRDPKKAAVCLAEREKQGGLGIPGTNMALYHLKNDEIVLPFFKMYDLSTSYEVNGMDGNTLSMTRILVMMAPDSLSAEGSEILSAISSAIIESGESMAGFQEEGEQELYQRLNRIFFTWMKEKNIL
- a CDS encoding class I adenylate-forming enzyme family protein, which codes for METLQHLILHDMPNSEEIEAVKSGAHTLTYAGYRKRINQLANALLQKGIQKGDRVALLCKNGHPASTVMFAALEIGAVVVPVSWQLKPYEMTGILKASEPKAMFYGAEFKETLDEVLPELSSLRITMETGTAYETSAEFEALFAGPDHLPETEMVSPDDTALLMFTSGTTGNPKRCMITHGGIYRYVTRSNSSTTRMKGLRFLACHPIYHTSALICIMLGTFAGTTFIFTKDQDPVHMLKVIEEEKIQSVMALPVFYTYLLEAWETHQTDLSSLVMLMTGGTKVPSSLIRRYLDIGIQLAHGYGSTEAWGISTWLPEMGMDKAASAGKPVEGVKVKVEDPQTGEELPQGEIGEIVVHTPFLFKGYEDNPEATAKVLQNGWFKTGDSGYVDEDGFIFITGRYKDVIIYGGDNVYPDQVEEVIQQIPGILETAVVGIPDPLYGEKPRAFIVTNGGQRITEEDVIAFCQERLSAYKIPEVEFVNELPKNNLGKVKKDVLRKQAVHS